From the genome of Streptomyces sp. NBC_01341, one region includes:
- a CDS encoding S8 family peptidase: MRLRARWAPAALLLIAPLIGTTTATADTGEALVPVQKSPRAVPGQYIVTLSAEQAPQAMAEQLGVSTLFTYGKVLHGFAASLTPAQLEQVRGTAGVSAVEENSEASVSPPDAASSAAGLVAASSWGQDRIDQRKLPLDGTYTAAGRGEGVTAYILDTGIESGNTEFGARVGSGYDAVGDGRNGEDCNGHGTHVAGTVAGATYGVAPDASLVPVRVLNCEGSGSWAGIIAGLDWIAQNAEQPAVVNASLGGPASSAVDDAFDALAAEGTLPVVAAGNENQDACDVSPARADGVLAVGASDKQDRQATFSNWGTCVWTYAPGVSIVSAKLGGGSTALSGTSMASPHVAGVAALYKEQNPDATPQEVSDWLAAEATPDVLTGLGSGSPDRLLFTGGL; encoded by the coding sequence ATGCGCCTGCGCGCCCGCTGGGCACCTGCCGCCCTACTGCTGATCGCCCCGCTGATCGGCACCACCACGGCCACGGCCGACACCGGCGAGGCCCTCGTGCCGGTGCAGAAGTCGCCCCGGGCCGTGCCCGGGCAGTACATCGTCACCCTCTCCGCCGAGCAGGCGCCGCAGGCCATGGCAGAGCAGCTCGGGGTCAGCACCCTGTTCACCTACGGCAAGGTGCTGCACGGGTTCGCGGCCTCTCTGACGCCCGCGCAGCTCGAGCAGGTGCGCGGGACGGCGGGCGTGTCGGCCGTCGAGGAGAACAGCGAGGCCTCCGTCTCGCCGCCCGACGCGGCATCGTCGGCGGCCGGCCTGGTCGCGGCCTCGAGCTGGGGGCAGGACCGCATCGACCAGCGGAAGCTGCCGCTGGACGGCACGTACACCGCGGCCGGCCGGGGCGAGGGCGTGACCGCCTACATCCTCGACACCGGCATCGAGTCCGGGAACACCGAGTTCGGTGCCCGGGTGGGCTCCGGCTACGACGCGGTGGGCGACGGCCGCAACGGTGAGGACTGCAACGGCCACGGCACCCACGTGGCGGGGACGGTGGCCGGTGCGACGTACGGTGTCGCCCCGGACGCCTCGCTCGTGCCCGTCCGGGTGCTCAACTGCGAGGGCTCCGGCTCCTGGGCCGGGATCATCGCGGGTCTCGACTGGATCGCACAGAACGCCGAGCAGCCGGCCGTGGTCAACGCCTCCCTCGGGGGGCCGGCGTCGTCCGCGGTCGACGACGCGTTCGACGCGCTGGCGGCGGAGGGCACCCTGCCCGTGGTCGCGGCGGGCAACGAGAACCAGGACGCCTGCGACGTGTCCCCGGCACGCGCCGACGGTGTGCTCGCCGTGGGTGCGAGCGACAAGCAGGACCGGCAGGCGACCTTCAGCAACTGGGGTACCTGCGTGTGGACGTACGCCCCCGGCGTGAGCATCGTGTCCGCGAAGCTCGGTGGCGGGTCCACAGCGCTGAGCGGTACGTCCATGGCGAGCCCCCACGTCGCCGGTGTCGCCGCTCTCTACAAGGAGCAGAACCCGGACGCGACCCCGCAGGAGGTGTCCGACTGGCTCGCCGCCGAAGCCACCCCGGACGTCCTGACCGGCCTGGGCTCCGGCTCGCCCGACCGGCTGCTGTTCACCGGCGGGCTCTGA
- a CDS encoding discoidin domain-containing protein, with translation MRAQRWRLRALSAVVTTSLLMIGWPALTASAADGPNIASGRPAAASSAGEYVARNVTDGNQATYWEGTGGALPQWVQTDLGSTARVDEVRLKLPAGWESRQQTLSLQGSADGTSFSTLKTSAAYTFSPGASNEVRISFPATQTRFVRVNITANTGWQNAQLSELEVRAAGESSANLAAGRTLTASSYTEVYVASNGNDGNRASYWESRNNALPQWIQADLGSSVRVDRVVLRLPDGWGERTQTLKIQGSTNGSDFTDLTASKAYAFNAAGGQATTISFDATTTRYVRVLVTANSVQPAAQLSELEIYGPATGDTQAPSAPSGLAYTEPATGQIRLTWQASSDDTGVTGYDIYAGSALLTSVAGGVTTYTDTRPAGESVSYYVRARDAAGNVSGNSNTVTRAGDSGDTQAPTAPSGLAFTEPASGQIKLTWQASTDNKAVTGYDIYANNVLRKSVAGDVTTYTDTQSAATTVSYVVRAKDAAGNISGASNTVTRNGSTSGASDLAVSKPITASSVVHTFVAANANDNSLTTYWEGAGGSYPNTLTVKLGANADTESVVVKLNPDSSWGARTQNIQVLGREQDATSFTSLVAAKDYAFSPATGNTVTIPVTARVADVQLKFTSNTGSGAGQVAEFQVLGTPAPNPDLQVTAVSASPAAPVESDAITLSATVRNSGAVASPAGKLDFQLGGSKVATASVGALAAGASAQVTASIGARDAGTYTLGAVVDPAGEIIEQNETDNAFTAGTPLVVKPVSSSDLVASAVTTSPSAPSDGDTVTFSVAVKNQGSVASASGSHGITLTLLDSKGATVKTLTGAYNGAIAAGATTSPVPLGTWTAANGSYTVKVVLADDANELPVKRANNTSTESLFVGRGANMPYDMYEAEDGVAGGGAKVVGPNRTVGDIAGEASGRKAVTLNSTGEYVEFTTRATTNTLVTRFSIPDSTGGGGIDSKLNVYVDGTFLKAIDLTSKYAWLYGNETGPGNDPGSGAPRHIYDEANLMLGRTVPAGSKIRLQKDAANTSNYAIDFVSLEQVSQVANPDPATYTVPAGFTHQDVQNALDKVRMDTTGTLAGVYLPAGDYSTSSKFQVYGKAVKVVGAGPWFTRFRAPSTQDNTDIGFRAEASAKGSSFSNFAYFGNYTSRIDGPGKVFDFSNVSDIVIDNIWNEHMVCLYWGANTDNVTIKNSRIRNMFADGINMTNGSTDNHVTNNEARATGDDSFALFSAIDSGGSDMKNNVYENLTSILTWRAAGVAVYGGYDNTFRNILIADTLVYSGITVSSLDFGYPMNGFGTGPTAIENVSVVRSGGHFWGTQTFPGIWLFSASKVFQGIRISHVDIVDPTYSGIMFQTNYVGGQPQFPIKDTVLTDISITGARKSGDAFDAKSGFGLWANAMPEAGQGPAVGEVTFNGLKLSGNAQDVKNTTSSFKININP, from the coding sequence ATGAGAGCCCAACGCTGGAGACTGCGGGCCCTTTCCGCCGTGGTCACGACCAGTCTTCTGATGATCGGATGGCCGGCGCTCACCGCGTCGGCGGCCGACGGACCCAACATCGCCTCGGGCCGGCCCGCCGCGGCGAGCAGCGCCGGGGAGTACGTCGCCCGGAACGTGACGGACGGCAACCAGGCGACGTACTGGGAGGGCACGGGCGGCGCGCTCCCGCAGTGGGTGCAGACCGACCTCGGTTCCACGGCCAGGGTCGACGAGGTGAGGCTGAAGCTCCCGGCGGGATGGGAGAGCAGGCAGCAGACCCTGTCGCTGCAGGGAAGCGCCGACGGCACCAGCTTCTCGACGCTCAAGACGTCCGCCGCCTACACCTTCAGCCCCGGCGCCTCCAACGAGGTGCGGATCTCCTTCCCGGCCACGCAGACCCGGTTCGTCCGGGTGAACATCACGGCCAACACGGGCTGGCAGAACGCCCAGCTCTCCGAGCTCGAGGTGCGCGCCGCCGGGGAGTCGTCGGCCAACCTCGCCGCGGGCAGGACGCTCACCGCCAGCAGCTACACCGAGGTCTACGTCGCCTCCAACGGCAACGACGGCAACCGTGCCAGCTACTGGGAGAGCAGGAACAACGCACTCCCGCAGTGGATCCAGGCGGACCTGGGCTCCTCGGTACGGGTCGACCGCGTGGTGCTCCGGCTCCCCGACGGCTGGGGGGAGCGGACTCAGACGCTGAAGATCCAGGGCAGCACCAACGGCTCGGACTTCACGGACCTGACGGCGTCCAAGGCCTACGCCTTCAACGCCGCGGGCGGCCAGGCGACGACGATCTCCTTCGACGCGACCACCACCCGCTACGTGCGGGTACTCGTCACCGCCAACTCCGTCCAGCCCGCCGCGCAGCTCTCGGAACTGGAGATCTACGGCCCGGCGACCGGTGACACGCAGGCGCCCAGCGCCCCCTCCGGCCTGGCGTACACCGAGCCGGCCACCGGGCAGATCAGGCTGACCTGGCAGGCGTCCTCGGACGACACCGGGGTCACCGGTTACGACATCTACGCGGGCAGCGCACTGCTGACCTCGGTGGCCGGCGGCGTCACCACGTACACCGACACCCGCCCCGCCGGCGAGAGCGTCTCGTACTACGTGCGGGCCAGGGACGCGGCGGGCAACGTGTCCGGCAACAGCAACACCGTGACACGCGCGGGCGACTCCGGTGACACCCAAGCGCCCACCGCACCGTCCGGCCTGGCCTTCACCGAGCCGGCCAGTGGCCAGATCAAGCTGACCTGGCAGGCATCCACGGACAACAAGGCCGTCACCGGCTACGACATCTACGCCAACAACGTGCTGCGCAAGAGCGTGGCGGGCGACGTCACCACCTACACCGACACCCAGTCCGCGGCCACCACCGTCAGCTACGTGGTCAGGGCCAAGGACGCCGCGGGCAACATATCCGGCGCCAGCAACACGGTGACGCGGAACGGGTCCACGAGCGGCGCCTCCGACCTGGCCGTCTCCAAGCCGATCACCGCCTCCTCGGTGGTGCACACGTTCGTCGCGGCCAACGCCAACGACAACTCGCTCACCACCTACTGGGAAGGCGCAGGCGGCAGCTACCCGAACACCCTCACCGTCAAGCTGGGCGCCAACGCCGACACCGAGAGCGTCGTCGTCAAGCTCAACCCCGACAGCAGCTGGGGCGCGCGCACCCAGAACATCCAGGTACTCGGACGGGAGCAGGACGCCACCTCGTTCACCAGCCTGGTCGCCGCCAAGGACTACGCGTTCAGTCCGGCCACCGGCAACACGGTGACGATCCCGGTCACCGCCCGGGTGGCCGACGTCCAGCTGAAGTTCACCTCCAACACCGGATCCGGCGCCGGCCAAGTCGCAGAGTTCCAGGTGCTGGGCACACCGGCTCCCAACCCGGACCTGCAGGTCACCGCGGTCAGTGCCTCGCCCGCGGCCCCCGTCGAGTCGGACGCCATCACCCTGTCGGCCACCGTCCGCAACTCGGGCGCGGTCGCATCGCCGGCCGGCAAGCTGGACTTCCAGCTCGGCGGCTCCAAGGTGGCCACCGCCTCGGTCGGCGCTCTCGCCGCCGGCGCCTCCGCCCAGGTCACCGCATCCATCGGTGCGCGCGACGCGGGCACTTACACGCTGGGCGCGGTCGTCGACCCGGCGGGCGAGATCATCGAGCAGAACGAGACCGACAACGCCTTCACCGCCGGTACCCCGCTGGTCGTGAAGCCGGTCTCCAGCTCGGACCTCGTCGCGAGCGCGGTCACGACCTCGCCCTCGGCCCCGTCGGACGGCGACACGGTCACGTTCTCCGTCGCCGTCAAGAACCAGGGCTCGGTGGCCTCCGCGAGCGGCAGCCACGGCATCACCCTGACCCTGCTCGACTCCAAGGGCGCCACGGTGAAGACCCTCACCGGTGCGTACAACGGGGCCATCGCGGCCGGTGCGACGACGTCACCCGTCCCGCTCGGTACGTGGACGGCCGCCAACGGCTCCTACACGGTCAAGGTGGTGCTCGCCGACGACGCCAACGAACTCCCGGTGAAGCGTGCGAACAACACCAGCACGGAGTCGCTGTTCGTCGGACGCGGCGCCAACATGCCGTACGACATGTACGAGGCCGAGGACGGCGTCGCGGGTGGCGGCGCCAAGGTGGTCGGCCCCAACAGGACCGTCGGCGACATCGCGGGCGAGGCGTCCGGCCGCAAGGCGGTGACCCTCAACAGCACTGGCGAGTACGTCGAGTTCACCACCAGGGCCACCACCAACACCCTGGTCACGCGCTTCTCCATCCCGGACTCCACGGGCGGCGGCGGGATCGACTCGAAGCTGAACGTCTACGTCGACGGAACCTTCCTGAAGGCGATCGACCTCACCTCGAAGTACGCCTGGCTGTACGGGAACGAGACGGGCCCGGGCAACGACCCCGGCTCCGGCGCGCCCCGGCACATCTATGACGAGGCCAACCTCATGCTGGGCAGAACGGTCCCGGCGGGAAGCAAGATCCGCCTGCAGAAGGACGCGGCCAACACCAGTAACTACGCGATCGACTTCGTCAGCCTGGAGCAGGTGTCCCAGGTGGCGAACCCCGATCCGGCCACCTACACGGTGCCGGCCGGCTTCACCCACCAGGACGTCCAGAACGCCCTGGACAAGGTCCGTATGGACACCACGGGGACCCTCGCGGGTGTCTACCTGCCGGCGGGTGACTACTCCACCTCCAGCAAGTTCCAGGTCTACGGCAAGGCCGTGAAGGTCGTCGGTGCCGGGCCCTGGTTCACCCGGTTCCGGGCCCCGTCCACGCAGGACAACACCGACATCGGATTCCGTGCGGAGGCCAGTGCGAAGGGTTCGTCGTTCTCGAACTTCGCGTACTTCGGCAACTACACGTCCCGCATCGACGGTCCCGGTAAGGTGTTCGACTTCTCGAACGTCTCCGACATCGTGATCGACAACATCTGGAACGAGCACATGGTGTGCCTCTACTGGGGCGCCAACACCGACAACGTCACGATCAAGAACTCGCGGATCCGGAACATGTTCGCCGACGGCATCAACATGACCAACGGGTCCACGGACAACCATGTCACCAACAACGAGGCGCGGGCCACGGGCGACGACAGCTTCGCGCTGTTCTCGGCGATCGACTCCGGGGGCTCGGACATGAAGAACAACGTGTACGAGAACCTCACGTCCATCCTCACCTGGCGGGCCGCGGGTGTGGCCGTGTACGGCGGCTACGACAACACCTTCCGCAACATCCTCATCGCCGACACCCTGGTGTACTCGGGGATCACGGTCAGTTCGCTGGACTTCGGCTACCCGATGAACGGATTCGGGACCGGACCCACCGCGATCGAGAACGTGTCGGTCGTCCGGTCCGGCGGCCACTTCTGGGGGACGCAGACCTTCCCCGGAATCTGGCTGTTCTCGGCCTCCAAGGTCTTCCAGGGCATCAGGATCTCGCACGTGGACATCGTCGACCCGACGTACAGCGGGATCATGTTCCAGACGAACTACGTGGGAGGCCAGCCGCAGTTCCCGATCAAGGACACGGTGCTCACCGATATCTCGATCACGGGCGCGCGCAAGAGCGGTGACGCCTTCGACGCGAAGTCGGGCTTCGGGCTGTGGGCCAACGCGATGCCGGAGGCGGGCCAGGGGCCGGCCGTCGGTGAGGTCACGTTCAACGGGCTGAAGCTCAGCGGCAACGCCCAGGACGTGAAGAACACCACCTCCTCATTCAAGATCAACATCAACCCTTAG